A stretch of the Aggregatibacter sp. HMT-949 genome encodes the following:
- the rapA gene encoding RNA polymerase-associated protein RapA, with the protein MPFALGQRWLSETENNLGLGVVTAFDARTVTLHFSASDETRIYSVAQAPLMRIQFNKGELLSHKEGWQGNVEDIQHLNGLNFYLVKNSQGERVIVQESDISPLISFSSAKDRLFSAQLDRSHHFALRYRTLQHQRAQFKSSLRGLRGVRAGLIPHQLHIAAEVGNRVNPRVLLADEVGLGKTIEAGMILQNQLFAEKVRRVLILVPETLQHQWLVEMLRRFNLHFSLFDEERCADFAAGGENPFASEALIICALDWLADSPQRVEQALAAGFDCLIVDEAHHLVWHEEEPSPAYLLVERLAQATPSVLLLTATPEQLGRQSHFARLRLLDPERFFDYAAFQKEQQHYQPVADAVLSLLADNALSAAEKNHIFDLLGEQDAAPLFRAMASDNAEARQRARQELIQNLIDRHGTSRVLFRNTRQGVKGFPRRIYHQITLQAENESETEAVKTQWLRDFLITRRAEKVLVICQSAQTAMALEQILREKEAIRAALFHENMSIVERDRAAAYFADTEQGAQVLLSSSIGSEGRNFQFAGTLVLFDLPQNPDLLEQSIGRLDRIGQLRDVQIYAPCVADSAEQKLARWYHEGLNAFVQSSSTGMALFERFADELAKVRSISETFFASLIKQTQEAREKLALELEKGRDRLLELNSNGGEQAQALAEAIAAQDNESELVNFTLNLFDIIGVEQEDLGENSIVITPTGTMLVPDFPGLKEEGVTITFDRNLALAREELEFFTWDHPMIRQGIDLIASGDIGKAAAALLINKRLPAGTLLLELVYLVESQSPKGLQLNRFLPPTPIRLLLDNKGHDIAAQVTFETLQDKLKPLGREVANKMIKMARPTLERLLLVGEHRIEPLAQAVIAEAQQLADQTLSAELHRLQALQAVNKNIRRTEIEILSAQRDQSLQELAKANWRLDSLRVIITNKE; encoded by the coding sequence ATGCCCTTTGCCCTTGGTCAGCGTTGGTTGAGCGAAACTGAAAATAATCTTGGATTAGGCGTAGTCACCGCATTTGATGCGCGCACTGTAACGCTCCATTTTTCTGCATCGGATGAAACGCGAATTTATTCTGTCGCCCAAGCGCCGCTTATGCGCATTCAATTTAACAAGGGCGAACTTCTTAGCCATAAAGAAGGTTGGCAAGGCAATGTTGAGGATATTCAACACCTAAACGGGCTGAATTTCTATTTAGTGAAAAATTCACAGGGTGAACGGGTGATTGTGCAAGAAAGCGATATTTCACCGCTTATTTCGTTCAGTTCTGCAAAAGATCGTCTCTTTTCGGCGCAACTTGACCGCAGCCATCATTTCGCCTTACGTTATCGCACCTTGCAACATCAACGGGCACAATTCAAATCGTCGTTACGCGGGCTGCGTGGCGTTCGCGCGGGGCTGATTCCGCACCAATTACATATCGCCGCCGAAGTAGGCAATCGCGTGAATCCGCGTGTGCTATTGGCGGACGAAGTGGGATTAGGAAAAACCATTGAAGCAGGCATGATTTTGCAAAATCAGTTATTTGCCGAAAAAGTGCGGCGCGTGTTGATTTTGGTACCGGAAACCTTGCAACATCAATGGCTGGTGGAAATGTTGCGGCGTTTCAATTTGCATTTTTCCTTATTCGACGAAGAACGTTGCGCCGATTTTGCTGCCGGCGGTGAGAATCCGTTCGCCTCGGAGGCGCTGATTATTTGCGCGTTGGATTGGTTGGCTGATTCGCCTCAACGCGTTGAACAGGCACTTGCCGCCGGTTTCGATTGTTTAATTGTGGACGAAGCGCATCATTTGGTTTGGCACGAAGAAGAGCCAAGTCCCGCCTATTTATTGGTGGAGCGACTCGCTCAAGCTACGCCTTCCGTGTTATTGCTCACCGCTACGCCGGAACAACTTGGTCGGCAAAGCCATTTTGCCCGCTTACGACTGCTCGATCCGGAGCGATTCTTTGATTATGCCGCGTTCCAAAAAGAGCAACAGCACTATCAACCGGTTGCCGATGCGGTGCTATCTTTGCTTGCCGACAATGCACTAAGCGCAGCAGAAAAAAATCATATTTTCGATTTATTGGGTGAGCAAGATGCCGCACCGCTATTTCGTGCGATGGCTTCCGATAACGCCGAAGCGCGGCAACGCGCACGCCAAGAATTGATACAAAATTTAATTGACCGTCACGGCACCAGCCGCGTTTTGTTTCGTAATACGCGCCAAGGCGTGAAGGGTTTTCCGCGTCGTATTTACCATCAAATTACGTTACAAGCGGAAAATGAATCCGAAACAGAGGCGGTGAAAACGCAATGGCTGAGAGATTTTCTTATAACCCGGCGCGCTGAAAAAGTATTAGTGATTTGCCAAAGTGCGCAGACCGCGATGGCGTTGGAGCAAATTTTGCGTGAAAAAGAAGCCATTCGCGCCGCGCTGTTCCATGAAAACATGTCGATTGTCGAACGCGACCGCGCCGCAGCATATTTTGCCGATACGGAACAGGGGGCACAGGTGTTGCTTAGTTCAAGCATCGGTTCGGAAGGGCGTAACTTCCAGTTTGCCGGTACTTTAGTCTTATTCGATTTGCCGCAAAATCCCGATTTATTGGAGCAATCTATCGGCCGCTTGGATCGCATCGGGCAGTTGCGCGACGTGCAAATTTACGCGCCCTGCGTAGCAGATTCGGCGGAGCAAAAACTGGCGCGTTGGTATCACGAGGGCTTGAACGCCTTTGTACAAAGCAGTTCGACGGGCATGGCGTTATTTGAACGTTTCGCCGATGAACTGGCGAAAGTGCGCTCAATTTCTGAAACGTTTTTTGCGTCGTTGATTAAGCAAACCCAAGAAGCGCGCGAAAAACTTGCACTTGAGTTAGAAAAAGGCCGCGATCGCTTGTTGGAACTCAATTCTAACGGCGGCGAGCAAGCGCAAGCTCTAGCCGAAGCCATCGCGGCGCAAGATAACGAAAGCGAATTGGTGAACTTTACGCTGAATTTATTCGATATTATCGGCGTGGAACAAGAGGATTTGGGCGAGAACAGCATTGTGATTACGCCGACCGGCACCATGCTGGTGCCGGATTTCCCGGGCTTAAAAGAAGAAGGCGTAACGATAACTTTTGATCGCAATCTTGCGCTTGCGCGCGAAGAACTGGAATTTTTCACTTGGGATCATCCGATGATTCGTCAAGGAATCGATTTAATCGCCTCCGGCGACATCGGCAAGGCCGCTGCGGCGCTGCTTATCAACAAACGATTGCCGGCCGGTACATTGTTATTGGAATTGGTGTATTTGGTGGAAAGTCAGTCGCCGAAAGGGCTGCAACTTAATCGTTTTTTGCCGCCGACGCCGATTCGTTTATTACTTGATAACAAAGGCCACGACATTGCTGCCCAAGTGACCTTTGAAACCTTACAAGACAAACTTAAACCGCTCGGACGGGAAGTGGCAAATAAAATGATAAAAATGGCACGACCGACATTGGAACGGCTGCTACTCGTCGGAGAGCACCGCATTGAGCCCTTGGCGCAAGCGGTTATCGCCGAGGCGCAACAGCTTGCCGACCAAACTTTAAGCGCGGAACTTCATCGTCTGCAAGCGTTGCAAGCAGTGAATAAAAATATTCGTCGAACTGAAATTGAGATTTTGAGCGCACAACGCGACCAATCCCTGCAGGAACTTGCCAAAGCCAATTGGCGATTAGACAGTTTGCGCGTCATCATCACAAACAAGGAATAA
- the rluA gene encoding bifunctional tRNA pseudouridine(32) synthase/23S rRNA pseudouridine(746) synthase RluA, whose amino-acid sequence MALIEYHPPMEPYLDIIYQDNHLCVVNKPSGLLSVPGNQPQYHDSAMSRVKEKFGFCEPAHRLDMATSGIILFALSKAADKELKRQFREREPKKYYQALVWGQIKEDRGEIDLPMICDWENRPRQRLDFVFGKSAVTRFEVLQRLPNNSTHVKLTPITGRSHQLRLHMLALGHPILGDKFYAHPQAKSMASRLCLHAEQLTITHPITAEPMTFRAEANF is encoded by the coding sequence ATGGCGTTGATTGAATACCATCCGCCGATGGAACCTTATTTGGACATTATTTATCAAGACAATCATCTTTGCGTGGTGAATAAACCGAGTGGCTTGCTTTCCGTGCCGGGCAACCAACCGCAATATCATGACAGCGCGATGAGCCGCGTGAAAGAAAAATTTGGTTTTTGCGAACCGGCGCACCGTCTTGATATGGCGACCAGCGGCATCATTTTATTTGCCTTAAGCAAGGCTGCAGATAAAGAACTTAAACGCCAATTTCGCGAACGTGAACCGAAAAAATATTATCAAGCTTTGGTATGGGGACAGATTAAAGAAGACCGCGGCGAAATCGATTTGCCGATGATTTGCGACTGGGAAAACCGCCCGCGACAGCGCTTGGATTTTGTATTCGGCAAAAGCGCGGTTACTCGATTTGAAGTTTTACAACGTTTACCGAATAACAGCACGCATGTAAAACTCACGCCGATTACCGGACGTTCGCACCAGCTTCGATTACATATGTTGGCGCTCGGTCATCCGATTTTAGGCGATAAATTTTATGCTCATCCGCAGGCAAAAAGCATGGCATCGCGCCTTTGTTTGCACGCGGAACAGCTCACCATTACTCACCCGATTACGGCTGAGCCCATGACATTTCGGGCAGAAGCAAATTTTTAA
- the rnr gene encoding ribonuclease R, which produces MAKKQKNLAYQDPHYQQEVEKYDNPIPSREFILNVIRENNAPMNREEILTALSIHDEKQIEGIRRRLRAMENDGQLVFTKRKRYALPEKLDLLKGTVIGHREGFGFLQVEGQKDDLFIPNHQMQRVMHGDFVLAQPMGLDRRGRREVRIVRVLENRKKQIVGRFFLENGFAYVVPDDNRIGRDILVPNEHRNGARMGQVVVVELQERSAGFNQPVGAIREILGDNMAKGMEVEIALRNHDIPHQFPSAVEKYVKKFSEEVPEDAKKGRVDLRALPLVTIDGEDARDFDDAVYCEKHGKGWKLWVAIADVSYYVRLRSALDTEAYHRGNSVYFPNRVVPMLPEILSNGLCSLNPQVDRLCMVCEMRISAKGKLTDYRFYEAVMNSHARLTYTKVANILEGDDALRERYTALVPHLEELHHLYQALLGARHQRGAIDFETIETKFIFNAMGRIDRIEPVVRNDAHKIIEECMILANIAAANFMEKHKEPALYRIHAAPSEEKLTSFRSFLSELGLTLGGALKPTTKDYAALLEKVKARPDHELIQTMLLRSLSQAVYNADNIGHFGLALEEYAHFTSPIRRYPDLTLHRGIKYLLAKEQGAKRKTTNSGGYHYSVEEIDLLGEHCSMTERRADEATREVADWLKCEYMQDHIGSEFNGVISSVTSFGLFVRLDDLLISGLVHISSLENDYYQLDAAKQRLIGENSGMQYRLGDKVRIRVEAVHLAQKMVDFSLVGSERKPRRAGKTAKTKAKKVFKELPPNTSKRGKNTTKKKAAPKKSVPKKSVRKPA; this is translated from the coding sequence ATGGCAAAAAAGCAAAAAAATTTAGCATACCAAGATCCGCATTATCAGCAGGAAGTAGAAAAATACGACAATCCGATTCCAAGCCGTGAGTTTATTTTAAACGTGATTCGCGAGAATAACGCGCCGATGAATCGGGAAGAAATTTTGACCGCACTTTCGATTCATGACGAAAAACAAATTGAAGGAATACGCCGCCGTTTGCGCGCGATGGAAAATGACGGGCAACTTGTGTTTACCAAACGCAAACGTTATGCGCTTCCGGAAAAATTGGATTTGCTCAAAGGTACCGTCATCGGCCATCGCGAGGGCTTTGGCTTTTTGCAGGTGGAAGGGCAAAAAGACGATTTATTTATTCCGAATCATCAAATGCAACGCGTGATGCACGGCGATTTCGTATTGGCGCAACCGATGGGCTTGGATCGCCGTGGGCGGCGTGAAGTACGTATTGTGCGTGTGCTGGAAAACCGCAAAAAACAAATTGTCGGTCGTTTCTTTTTGGAAAATGGTTTCGCTTATGTAGTGCCGGATGACAACCGCATTGGGCGCGATATTCTGGTGCCAAATGAGCACCGCAATGGCGCCCGTATGGGACAAGTCGTTGTAGTGGAATTACAAGAACGCAGCGCCGGCTTTAATCAACCTGTCGGCGCTATCCGTGAGATTCTAGGCGACAATATGGCGAAAGGCATGGAAGTGGAAATTGCCTTGCGCAATCATGATATTCCGCACCAATTCCCAAGCGCGGTGGAAAAATACGTGAAAAAATTCAGCGAAGAGGTGCCGGAAGACGCGAAAAAAGGCCGCGTGGATTTACGCGCTTTGCCGTTGGTCACCATTGATGGCGAAGATGCGCGCGACTTCGACGATGCCGTTTACTGCGAAAAACATGGCAAAGGCTGGAAACTTTGGGTAGCGATTGCGGATGTGAGTTATTACGTGCGTTTGCGCTCGGCATTGGATACGGAAGCCTATCATCGTGGCAATTCCGTGTATTTCCCGAATCGCGTGGTGCCGATGTTGCCGGAGATTTTATCCAACGGCTTGTGTTCCCTTAATCCGCAAGTGGATCGCTTGTGCATGGTGTGCGAAATGCGAATTTCCGCCAAAGGTAAACTGACGGATTATCGCTTTTATGAAGCCGTGATGAATTCCCATGCGCGGTTAACTTACACAAAAGTGGCGAACATACTGGAAGGTGATGACGCATTGCGTGAGCGTTATACCGCCCTTGTGCCGCACTTGGAAGAACTTCATCATTTGTATCAAGCCTTACTCGGTGCGCGCCATCAACGCGGTGCGATTGATTTTGAAACCATCGAAACCAAGTTTATTTTCAACGCCATGGGCAGAATCGACCGCATTGAACCCGTGGTGCGCAACGATGCGCATAAAATCATTGAAGAATGTATGATTTTGGCAAATATTGCGGCGGCGAATTTTATGGAAAAACATAAAGAACCGGCGTTATACCGTATTCACGCCGCGCCGAGCGAAGAAAAACTAACATCGTTCCGCAGCTTTTTAAGCGAGCTCGGTTTGACATTAGGCGGCGCGTTAAAGCCAACCACGAAAGATTACGCGGCGCTATTAGAAAAAGTGAAAGCGCGGCCGGATCACGAATTAATTCAAACCATGTTGCTACGTTCATTGAGCCAAGCGGTGTACAACGCGGATAATATCGGGCATTTCGGTTTGGCGTTGGAAGAGTACGCCCATTTTACTTCGCCGATTCGCCGTTATCCCGATCTCACGCTGCATCGCGGCATTAAATATTTGCTTGCCAAAGAACAAGGCGCCAAACGCAAAACAACCAATAGTGGCGGTTACCATTATTCGGTGGAAGAAATAGATTTACTGGGCGAGCATTGCTCCATGACCGAACGCCGCGCCGACGAAGCCACGCGCGAAGTGGCTGATTGGCTGAAGTGTGAATATATGCAGGATCATATCGGCAGCGAATTTAACGGTGTGATTTCTTCCGTAACGAGTTTCGGCTTATTCGTGCGCTTGGACGATTTATTGATTAGCGGATTGGTGCATATTTCTTCTTTGGAAAACGATTATTACCAATTGGATGCGGCGAAACAGCGCTTAATCGGCGAAAACAGCGGAATGCAATATCGACTGGGCGATAAGGTGCGTATTCGCGTGGAAGCGGTGCATTTAGCACAAAAAATGGTGGATTTTTCCCTTGTCGGCAGCGAACGCAAACCTCGCCGAGCAGGCAAAACCGCCAAAACAAAGGCTAAAAAAGTTTTTAAAGAATTACCGCCAAACACCTCGAAACGCGGTAAAAATACCACGAAAAAGAAGGCAGCGCCTAAGAAATCCGTGCCTAAGAAATCCGTGCGAAAGCCCGCATGA
- the rlmB gene encoding 23S rRNA (guanosine(2251)-2'-O)-methyltransferase RlmB has product MSEQIYGIHAVNSILAHAPERLIEVFVLKGREDKRLQPLLNQLYELGIGIQFVNRQTLDKKANGEVHQGVIARVQAAKEFNENDLDAILANKQNPLLLVLDGVTDPHNLGACLRSADAAGVDAVIVPKDKSAQLTSIARKVACGAAESVPLIRVTNLSRSLRDLQQNYNIWVVGTAGEAAETIYQTKLTGPLALVMGAEGEGMRRLTREHCDQLISIPMAGSVSSLNVSVATGVCLFEIVRQRLG; this is encoded by the coding sequence ATGTCAGAACAAATCTACGGTATTCACGCCGTCAACAGTATTTTAGCCCATGCGCCGGAACGTCTAATTGAAGTTTTCGTGTTAAAGGGGCGTGAAGATAAACGTTTGCAGCCATTGTTAAATCAACTTTACGAGCTTGGTATCGGTATACAGTTTGTCAATCGCCAAACCTTAGATAAAAAAGCCAACGGTGAAGTGCACCAAGGCGTGATTGCACGCGTGCAGGCGGCGAAAGAATTCAATGAAAACGATCTTGACGCGATTTTGGCGAACAAACAAAATCCGTTGTTGTTAGTGTTAGATGGCGTGACGGATCCGCATAATCTTGGCGCTTGTTTGCGTTCGGCGGATGCCGCCGGTGTGGATGCGGTGATTGTACCGAAAGACAAATCGGCGCAGCTTACTTCAATTGCCCGTAAAGTGGCTTGCGGTGCGGCAGAAAGCGTGCCGTTAATTCGCGTGACCAATCTTTCGCGTAGCTTGCGTGATTTACAACAAAACTACAATATTTGGGTGGTGGGTACGGCAGGAGAAGCTGCGGAAACCATTTATCAAACTAAGTTGACCGGCCCGTTAGCGCTTGTGATGGGGGCGGAGGGCGAGGGAATGCGACGTTTAACCCGCGAACACTGCGATCAACTTATCAGTATTCCGATGGCCGGTTCTGTATCATCGCTGAATGTTTCGGTGGCTACCGGAGTGTGTTTGTTTGAAATTGTGCGTCAGCGTTTAGGGTAG
- the rpoH gene encoding RNA polymerase sigma factor RpoH, protein MDKETQMMLVPQGSIEGYIRAANEYPMLTAEEEKELAERLYYHEDIDAAKKLVLSHLRFVIHVARGYSGYGLPQADLIQEGNIGLMKAVKRFNPEVGVRLVSFAVHWIKAEIHEYVLKNWRIVKVATTKAQRKLFFNLRKTKQRLGWFNENEVDMVANELGVSKEDVIEMESRMTGADVGFDLPTDADAETVYSPALYLEDQSSNFAAELENENFENQATEQLSTALKALDARSQDIIKARWLDDDKATLHDLAAKYNVSAERIRQLESNALKKLKSAVSF, encoded by the coding sequence ATGGATAAAGAAACACAAATGATGTTGGTTCCTCAAGGCAGTATCGAAGGCTATATTCGTGCGGCAAATGAATATCCGATGCTGACCGCCGAGGAAGAAAAAGAATTGGCAGAGCGTTTGTATTATCACGAAGATATTGATGCTGCGAAAAAATTGGTGTTATCACACCTTCGTTTTGTTATCCACGTAGCGCGCGGTTATTCCGGTTATGGTTTGCCGCAAGCGGATTTGATTCAAGAAGGCAATATTGGCTTAATGAAGGCGGTGAAACGTTTTAATCCGGAAGTGGGCGTGCGCTTGGTGTCTTTTGCCGTACATTGGATTAAAGCGGAAATTCATGAATATGTGTTGAAAAACTGGCGTATCGTGAAAGTAGCGACGACCAAAGCACAACGCAAATTGTTCTTTAATCTGCGCAAAACCAAACAACGTTTGGGTTGGTTCAACGAAAACGAAGTGGATATGGTGGCAAACGAATTAGGCGTGTCCAAAGAAGATGTCATCGAAATGGAATCCCGTATGACCGGTGCCGATGTGGGCTTTGATTTGCCTACGGATGCCGATGCCGAAACCGTTTATTCTCCGGCGCTTTATTTGGAAGATCAAAGTTCGAATTTTGCGGCCGAGTTGGAAAATGAAAATTTTGAAAATCAAGCGACTGAGCAATTGAGCACCGCATTGAAAGCGCTTGATGCGCGCAGTCAAGATATTATCAAAGCCCGTTGGTTGGACGATGACAAAGCGACATTGCATGATTTGGCGGCAAAATATAATGTGTCAGCGGAGCGGATTCGTCAGCTTGAAAGTAATGCCTTGAAAAAACTAAAGAGCGCCGTCAGCTTTTAA
- the plsY gene encoding glycerol-3-phosphate 1-O-acyltransferase PlsY produces MSLFAVFYMIFAYLLGSVSSAILICKMAGLPDPRQNGSHNPGATNVLRLGGRWAALGVLVFDILKGMLPVWAGYYLGLSQFELGMVALGACLGHIFPIFFQFKGGKGVATAFGAIAPIAWAVAGSTFGTWLTVFLISGYSSLSAVVTALLVPFYVWWFKPEFTFPVALVSCLLIYRHHDNIQRLWRGQEDKMWSKFKKN; encoded by the coding sequence ATGAGCCTTTTTGCCGTTTTTTATATGATTTTTGCCTATCTTTTAGGCTCCGTTTCCAGCGCGATTTTAATTTGCAAAATGGCGGGCTTGCCGGATCCGCGCCAAAACGGCTCGCACAACCCGGGCGCGACGAACGTATTACGCCTCGGCGGTCGTTGGGCGGCACTCGGTGTATTAGTGTTCGATATTTTAAAAGGTATGCTACCGGTATGGGCGGGCTACTATCTTGGTTTAAGCCAGTTCGAACTGGGCATGGTGGCGCTCGGGGCTTGTCTGGGGCACATTTTCCCGATTTTCTTTCAATTTAAAGGCGGCAAAGGCGTAGCCACCGCATTCGGCGCCATCGCCCCAATCGCTTGGGCAGTTGCCGGTTCTACTTTCGGTACTTGGCTCACAGTATTTTTGATAAGCGGCTATTCTTCCTTAAGCGCCGTCGTCACCGCATTACTTGTACCGTTTTATGTGTGGTGGTTTAAACCGGAATTTACTTTTCCGGTAGCGTTGGTCAGTTGCCTGTTGATTTATCGCCATCATGACAACATTCAACGTTTATGGCGCGGGCAGGAAGACAAAATGTGGTCGAAATTTAAAAAAAACTAA
- the folB gene encoding dihydroneopterin aldolase, translating to MDRVFIEELSVFAQIGVYDWEQQIKQKLVFDIEMAWDCRKAAQTDDVQYCLNYAEVSQFVLDYVQSKPFLLVERVAYEVAEKLHTRFGVQWLRLKLSKPNAVPQAKSVGVVVEKGSLE from the coding sequence GTGGATCGTGTTTTTATCGAAGAATTAAGCGTGTTCGCTCAAATCGGCGTATATGATTGGGAGCAACAAATTAAACAAAAACTCGTGTTCGACATCGAAATGGCTTGGGATTGCAGGAAAGCCGCACAAACTGATGACGTGCAATATTGCTTAAATTATGCGGAAGTAAGCCAATTTGTGCTGGATTACGTGCAGTCGAAGCCGTTTTTATTGGTGGAGCGGGTCGCTTACGAGGTGGCGGAAAAGTTGCACACGCGTTTTGGCGTTCAATGGTTACGCCTGAAACTTAGCAAACCCAATGCGGTGCCGCAAGCGAAGTCCGTTGGCGTGGTGGTGGAAAAAGGTTCGTTGGAATGA
- the glmU gene encoding bifunctional UDP-N-acetylglucosamine diphosphorylase/glucosamine-1-phosphate N-acetyltransferase GlmU, with product MTNKTLSAVILAAGKGTRMYSDLPKVLHCVAGKPMVKHVIDTATALGAENVHLIYGHGGELMRERLANEKVNWVFQNEQLGTAHAVQQAAPFFKDDENIVVLYGDAPLISVETLEKLIAAKPENGIALLTVNLDNPTGYGRILRENGNVVAIVEQKDANAEQLKIQEVNTGVMVSDGANFKKWLARVDNHNAQGEYYLTDLIALANQDGCQVMAVQAVDAIEVEGANNRLQLAALERYYQHKQAQHLLLAGVTLLDPARFDLRGTLEHGKDVEIDTNVILEGNVRLGNRVKIGAGCVLKNVTLGDDVEVKPYSVLEDAVIGEKAAIGPFSRLRPGTELAAQTHVGNFVEIKKSIVGKGSKVNHLTYIGDTEIGADCNIGAGVITCNYDGANKFKTLIGDNVFVGSDTQLVAPVIVEDGATIGAGSTITQNIAKDELVITRVPQRHIQGWQRPSKKK from the coding sequence ATGACAAACAAAACACTAAGCGCCGTTATTTTAGCCGCGGGAAAAGGAACGCGAATGTATTCAGATTTACCGAAAGTATTGCACTGCGTAGCAGGCAAACCGATGGTGAAACATGTGATTGATACGGCTACCGCATTGGGCGCGGAAAACGTGCATTTAATTTACGGTCACGGCGGCGAATTAATGCGTGAACGTCTTGCCAACGAAAAGGTGAATTGGGTATTCCAAAACGAGCAACTCGGTACCGCCCATGCCGTGCAGCAGGCGGCGCCGTTTTTCAAAGACGATGAAAATATTGTCGTACTTTACGGCGATGCGCCACTAATCAGCGTCGAGACCCTAGAAAAACTGATTGCGGCGAAACCAGAAAACGGCATTGCGCTTTTAACCGTGAATCTTGATAACCCGACCGGCTACGGCCGCATTCTTCGCGAAAACGGCAATGTGGTGGCAATCGTCGAACAGAAAGATGCGAACGCCGAGCAATTAAAAATTCAAGAGGTAAACACCGGCGTCATGGTATCCGACGGTGCAAACTTCAAAAAATGGCTGGCGCGTGTGGATAATCACAACGCGCAAGGCGAATATTATCTAACAGACTTAATTGCCCTCGCAAACCAAGACGGTTGCCAAGTAATGGCGGTACAAGCCGTCGATGCAATAGAAGTGGAAGGCGCGAACAATCGCTTACAGCTTGCGGCGTTAGAGCGTTATTACCAACATAAACAAGCGCAACATTTATTACTTGCCGGCGTGACCTTGCTCGATCCGGCGCGCTTTGATTTACGTGGCACGCTCGAACACGGTAAAGACGTAGAAATCGATACGAACGTCATCCTTGAAGGAAATGTACGTTTAGGCAATCGCGTGAAAATTGGTGCGGGTTGCGTGTTGAAAAACGTGACGCTTGGCGATGACGTAGAAGTGAAACCTTATTCCGTACTGGAAGATGCCGTTATCGGCGAAAAAGCAGCCATCGGACCGTTCTCCCGTTTACGTCCGGGCACGGAACTCGCGGCGCAAACGCATGTCGGCAATTTTGTAGAAATCAAAAAATCAATCGTCGGCAAGGGCTCGAAAGTAAATCACCTGACTTATATCGGCGACACTGAAATCGGTGCGGATTGCAACATCGGCGCAGGCGTCATCACCTGTAATTACGATGGTGCAAACAAATTCAAAACCCTCATTGGCGATAACGTTTTCGTCGGTTCCGATACCCAATTGGTCGCACCGGTAATCGTTGAAGACGGTGCCACCATTGGAGCTGGTTCAACCATCACACAAAATATTGCGAAAGACGAACTGGTTATCACCCGTGTGCCACAACGTCATATTCAAGGCTGGCAGCGTCCGAGCAAGAAAAAATAA